In Myxococcus stipitatus, the following are encoded in one genomic region:
- a CDS encoding type I polyketide synthase, with product MEKLVRGLSPEKRVSLAKMLLRSVGESAPEKSAEPIAIIGMGCRFPGGANDPASFWKLLRDGVDTVQEVPRGRWDVDAYYDADPSVPGKMYTRHGAFLDGIDLFDPYFFGIPPRAAANLDPQHRLLLEVTWEALENAGLSPKSLAGSKTGVFIGGATGDYTRLLQSKGPESIDVSYLTGSLLTFATGRLSHLLDLQGPNLGVDTACSSSLVAVHLACQSLRSGESSLALVGGANLILVPDGMVTTCKSRMLAVDGRCKSFDAAADGYGRGEGCGMVVLKPLSRAMAEGDNILAVIRGTAVNQGGHSSDLTVPNGLAQQAVIREALANGGLEPSHVDFIEAHGTGTSLGDPIEMRALGAVFEERKARGEVLRVGSVKTNIGHLEYAAGIAGLIKLVLALQHRELPPHLHFKRGNPYIPWSELPVEVPTACVPWAERGGMRVGGVSSFGASGTNAHVVVEQAPEVGRREEKEEGRARVLALSARSEKALRELAGRYARGAEGEVGDVCFTANEGRGRYVERVAVVGRTLEEMKEELGRYEREGVVEKGAVGKAKKVGGEEVVMLFTGQGVQAEGMGRELYETEETFREEMRKCDEVVRREMGESLVEVLYGGKGKLLEKARMSQAALFAVEYGLAKVWMKWGVKPAAVMGHSLGEYVAACVAGVFGVEEGLKLVMERGRLMEGLEGKGRMVAVMCGEEEVRREGGGGLIAAVNGPEEVVLSGREEEVEEVVERLRGKGKESRRLKTTHAFHSELMEPMREEFERVAGEVRMERGEVEWVSNVSGREVKGDEARSGRYWGRHLREPVRWWEGLKGLYEKGYRVFVEVGPKATLTGIGKRYLGGGEWVGSLKPGRSDREELLGSAARLYVKGVEVKWGEMEGGKERRRVPLPTYPFQRERFWVDSLIPNTDVLVSFYRAVAQLAEGNTSSGESPSLRFATFREPVPGFSWVAMYRPAADPEKAAMYRTFYELALKSNQEMARTLYRGLDFSSFKRVLDIGCGHAADLIDMAKAHSHLELHGCNISPDQIEAGRQRIRALGLDGRISLHYQDSSRDPFPATYDLAIAFQVIHHIRNKADLFANISRSLREGGFMVMAETVSNMTTAIEHPESTTQFVPQSEWADVLARNHLRVVEAVEASQEIANFLHDPDFERNFADVARGTDEVTQKHLHGIHMLGELLRRRLAAYLLLTVTKDESMDADTLRRINLERLGARVAYSAACEAVERGTYVRPPVPDAAVLQAASSAASTFAKDLLSAAPMQRGPLLDSYLRELVAGLLKMPVARLDAEQPLNTLGMDSLLSLELKHKIHAETGVNMQLDELLQGASVAHLSQRLAEQLNGGTRTQGASPDWEEGEL from the coding sequence ATGGAGAAGTTGGTGCGAGGGCTCTCACCCGAGAAGCGGGTGAGTCTTGCGAAGATGCTGCTTCGCTCCGTGGGGGAGTCCGCTCCGGAGAAGAGCGCGGAACCCATTGCCATCATCGGAATGGGGTGTCGCTTCCCCGGTGGAGCGAACGACCCGGCCTCGTTCTGGAAGCTCCTGCGGGACGGAGTGGACACGGTCCAGGAGGTGCCTCGCGGGCGCTGGGACGTTGACGCGTACTACGACGCCGACCCGTCCGTTCCCGGAAAGATGTACACGCGCCATGGGGCCTTCCTGGATGGGATTGACCTCTTCGACCCGTATTTCTTTGGCATCCCTCCCCGCGCGGCCGCGAACCTGGACCCGCAGCATCGCCTGCTGCTGGAGGTGACCTGGGAGGCGTTGGAGAACGCGGGGCTCTCACCGAAGAGCCTCGCCGGAAGCAAGACCGGCGTGTTCATCGGGGGCGCCACGGGCGACTACACGCGGCTTCTCCAGAGCAAGGGCCCGGAGAGCATCGACGTGTCCTATCTCACCGGGAGCCTGCTCACGTTCGCGACAGGCAGGCTGTCGCACCTGCTCGATTTGCAGGGGCCCAACCTGGGCGTGGATACGGCATGTTCCTCATCGCTCGTCGCGGTGCACCTGGCGTGTCAGAGCTTGCGTTCGGGTGAGAGCTCGTTGGCCCTGGTGGGCGGCGCGAACCTCATCCTCGTTCCCGACGGGATGGTCACCACCTGCAAGTCCCGCATGCTCGCGGTGGATGGGCGCTGCAAGTCCTTTGACGCCGCCGCGGATGGATATGGACGGGGAGAGGGCTGCGGCATGGTCGTCCTCAAGCCGCTCTCACGGGCGATGGCGGAGGGAGACAACATCCTCGCGGTCATCCGTGGCACGGCGGTGAATCAGGGCGGGCACAGCAGTGACCTGACCGTGCCCAACGGGCTCGCTCAGCAGGCGGTGATTCGCGAGGCGCTCGCGAACGGAGGGCTCGAGCCCTCGCACGTGGACTTCATCGAAGCGCACGGAACGGGCACGTCGCTGGGTGACCCTATCGAGATGCGCGCGCTGGGGGCCGTGTTCGAGGAGCGGAAGGCGCGGGGCGAGGTGCTCCGCGTGGGCTCGGTGAAGACGAACATCGGGCACCTCGAGTACGCGGCGGGCATCGCGGGGCTCATCAAGCTCGTGCTCGCCTTGCAGCACCGGGAGTTGCCTCCGCATCTGCACTTCAAGCGAGGCAATCCCTACATCCCTTGGAGCGAGCTGCCCGTGGAGGTTCCCACCGCCTGCGTCCCCTGGGCGGAACGAGGAGGCATGCGCGTGGGAGGCGTGAGCTCGTTTGGCGCCAGCGGGACGAACGCACACGTCGTGGTGGAGCAGGCACCCGAGGTGGGGAGGAGGGAAGAGAAGGAGGAAGGGAGAGCGAGGGTGTTGGCGCTGTCGGCGAGGAGCGAGAAGGCGCTGAGGGAGTTGGCGGGGAGGTACGCGAGGGGGGCAGAGGGGGAGGTGGGGGACGTGTGCTTCACGGCGAACGAGGGGAGAGGGAGGTACGTGGAGAGGGTGGCGGTGGTGGGGAGGACGCTGGAGGAGATGAAGGAGGAGTTGGGGAGGTACGAGAGGGAAGGCGTGGTGGAGAAGGGGGCGGTGGGGAAGGCGAAGAAGGTGGGGGGAGAAGAGGTGGTGATGCTCTTCACGGGGCAGGGGGTGCAGGCGGAGGGGATGGGGAGGGAGCTGTACGAGACGGAAGAGACATTCCGGGAAGAGATGAGGAAGTGCGACGAGGTGGTGAGGAGGGAGATGGGGGAGTCGCTGGTGGAGGTGCTGTACGGGGGGAAGGGGAAGTTGCTGGAGAAGGCGAGGATGTCGCAGGCGGCGTTGTTCGCGGTGGAGTACGGGCTGGCGAAGGTGTGGATGAAGTGGGGAGTGAAGCCAGCGGCGGTGATGGGGCACAGCCTGGGAGAGTACGTGGCGGCGTGCGTGGCGGGAGTGTTTGGGGTGGAGGAGGGGCTGAAGCTGGTGATGGAGAGAGGGAGGTTGATGGAGGGGTTGGAGGGGAAGGGGAGGATGGTGGCGGTGATGTGCGGGGAGGAGGAGGTGAGGAGAGAGGGGGGAGGAGGGCTGATAGCGGCGGTGAACGGGCCGGAGGAGGTGGTGCTGTCAGGGAGGGAGGAGGAGGTGGAGGAGGTAGTGGAGAGGTTGAGGGGGAAGGGGAAGGAGAGCCGGAGGCTGAAGACGACGCATGCGTTTCATTCGGAGTTGATGGAGCCGATGAGGGAGGAGTTCGAGAGGGTGGCGGGAGAGGTGAGGATGGAGAGGGGGGAGGTGGAGTGGGTGTCGAATGTGAGTGGGAGGGAGGTGAAGGGGGACGAGGCGAGGAGTGGGAGGTATTGGGGGAGACACCTGAGGGAGCCGGTGAGGTGGTGGGAGGGATTGAAGGGGTTGTATGAGAAGGGGTACCGGGTATTCGTGGAGGTGGGGCCGAAGGCGACGCTGACGGGGATAGGGAAGAGGTATCTGGGAGGAGGGGAGTGGGTGGGGAGCCTGAAGCCGGGGAGGAGTGACAGGGAGGAGCTGCTGGGGAGCGCGGCGCGGTTGTATGTGAAAGGGGTGGAGGTGAAGTGGGGGGAGATGGAGGGGGGCAAAGAGAGACGGCGAGTGCCCTTGCCCACGTATCCCTTTCAGCGCGAGCGCTTCTGGGTCGACTCGCTCATCCCCAACACGGATGTGCTGGTGTCGTTCTACCGGGCCGTTGCCCAGCTGGCGGAAGGCAACACTTCTTCAGGGGAGTCCCCTTCGCTGCGCTTCGCGACGTTCCGCGAGCCCGTGCCGGGCTTCTCGTGGGTCGCCATGTACCGGCCCGCCGCGGACCCCGAGAAGGCGGCCATGTATCGGACGTTCTACGAGCTCGCCCTCAAGTCGAACCAGGAGATGGCCCGGACCCTCTATCGCGGGCTCGACTTCTCGTCGTTCAAGCGGGTGCTCGATATCGGGTGTGGCCACGCCGCCGACCTCATCGACATGGCGAAGGCACACTCCCATCTGGAGCTGCACGGCTGCAACATCTCGCCGGACCAGATTGAAGCGGGGCGCCAACGCATCCGTGCGCTGGGGCTCGATGGGCGGATTTCGCTGCACTACCAGGACAGCTCCCGAGACCCCTTCCCCGCGACCTATGACCTGGCCATCGCCTTCCAGGTCATCCACCACATCCGGAACAAGGCGGACCTGTTCGCGAACATCAGCCGGAGTCTTCGCGAGGGCGGCTTCATGGTCATGGCAGAGACCGTCTCGAACATGACCACCGCCATCGAGCACCCTGAGTCGACGACCCAGTTCGTGCCTCAATCCGAATGGGCGGACGTGCTGGCGCGCAACCACCTGCGCGTGGTGGAGGCGGTGGAGGCCAGCCAGGAGATCGCCAACTTCCTCCATGACCCCGACTTCGAGCGGAACTTCGCGGACGTGGCGCGAGGAACGGACGAGGTCACCCAGAAGCACCTCCACGGCATCCACATGTTGGGAGAGCTGCTTCGCCGCCGGCTGGCGGCCTATCTCCTGCTCACGGTGACGAAGGACGAGTCGATGGATGCCGACACGCTCCGGCGCATCAACCTCGAGCGGCTCGGAGCCCGCGTGGCGTACAGCGCGGCCTGCGAGGCGGTGGAAAGAGGGACGTATGTGCGGCCTCCCGTGCCTGACGCCGCCGTGCTTCAGGCCGCTTCGTCGGCCGCGAGCACCTTCGCCAAGGATCTGCTCTCCGCGGCGCCCATGCAGCGGGGGCCGCTCCTGGACAGCTACCTGCGAGAGCTGGTCGCCGGCCTCCTGAAGATGCCGGTGGCGCGGCTGGACGCGGAGCAGCCCCTCAACACCCTGGGCATGGATTCACTGTTGTCATTGGAGCTGAAGCACAAGATTCACGCCGAGACGGGCGTGAACATGCAGCTCGATGAGCTGTTGCAGGGAGCGAGCGTCGCGCATCTGTCACAGCGGCTGGCGGAGCAGCTCAACGGAGGCACGCGAACGCAGGGGGCGAGCCCGGACTGGGAAGAAGGCGAACTGTGA